The Penaeus monodon isolate SGIC_2016 unplaced genomic scaffold, NSTDA_Pmon_1 PmonScaffold_204, whole genome shotgun sequence nucleotide sequence gtttccagtactctgaaaccggaatgtcagtgttaccagtgttctgcaaatggaatgtcagtgtttccagtgttctgaaagcggaatgtcagtgtttacagtgttttacaaatggaatgtcagtgtttccagtgttctatatatggaatgtcagtgtttccagtattctggaagagaatgtcagtatttccagtgctCTGTgagtgaaatgtcagtgtttccagtattaggaaagtggaatgtcagttttccagagTTCTTAATGTAGAATGTTATTGTTTATAGTGCTCggagagcagaatgtcagtgtttccagtatttggaaagtggaatgtcagtgtttccagtgttgtgaaagtggaatgtcagtgtttcctgtgttctggaagcaaatgtcagtgtttccagtgctctgagcgTTAATTGTCAGTGCTTCCAGTATTCGGAAattggaatgtcaatgtttccagtgttctaaaagcggAATGCCAGTATTTCCAATGTTCTGTAAGCGGAATGTTactgtttccagtgctctgaagtGGAAAGTCAGTGTGTCCAGTGTTCTATAatggaatgtcatttttccagtTCTCAAGCGGAATGACCAGTTTCCAGTATTCAAAAAGTGAAATGTAAGTGATTCCAGTGTTtttaaagtggaatgtcagtgtttcttttgttctggaagcagaatgtcagtgtatcttttgttctggaagcagaatgtcagtgtttccagtattctgaaagaggaatgtcagtttttccagtattcggaaagtggaatgtcagtgtttccagtgttctacaaatggaatatcTGTGATTCTAGTGTTctcaaaacggaatgtcagtgtttccagtgctctgaaagcggaatgtcagtgtttccagtgttctgaaagcagaatctcagtgcttccagtgttctgaaagcagaatgtcagtgtttccagtgctatgaagacggaatgtcagtgtttccagtgttctgaaagatgAATGGCCATGTTTCCAATGTTCTGCAAAGAGAATATgaatgtttccagtgctctgagaatagaatgtcagtgttttcaatgTTTTGCAAAGAGAATATgaatgtttccagtgctctgtttcctgtgttctacaaatgaaatgtcagtgtttccagtgctctgaaagcgtaATGTCAATGTTTCTagtcaaggagaatgtcagtgtttccagtgttctgagagtggaatgttagTGTTCCCAGTAttccgaaagtggaatgtcagtgtttcctgtgttctgaaagcggaatgccagtgtttccagtgttctgaaagcggaatgtcagtgtttccagtgctctaaaagcggaatgtcagtgcgtCCAGTgttccaaaagtggaatgtcagtgcttccagtgttATGAAagtcgaatgtcagtgtttccagtgctctaaaagtggaatgtcagtgcgTCCAGTGTTCTACGtatagaatgtcagtgtttccagtgatctgaaagcggaatatcagtgtttccggTCAAGGAGAaattcagtttttccagtgctctCAAAGTGCAATGgttccagtgttttgaaagtgGAATATGTTTNNNNNNNNNNNNNNNNNNNNNNNNNNNNNNNNNNNNNNNNNNNNNNNNNNNNNNNNNNNNNNNNNNNNNNNNNNNNNNNNNNNNNNNNNNNNNNNNNNNNAAAAGTAAAACAATTAAGCAAATAAAGGAACACAAACCATAAAGTAAGAATCGTACGAGAAAATAAATCGACCCGAGGTAAATACTACAAACAGAACATCCACAAACGGTAGTAGATCTaggaacaaaacataaaaagcatTGAACTaaagccaaaaacaaaaaaaaaaaaaaaaaaaaaaaaaaaaaaaaaaaaaacagcaatcctCAACCATTGTGGCGTTAGCCATAGGCGCACTGGTCGTGAGGTCCCTAACACCGGTTATTCTCATTGGCACCTATCTGTTTTAACAGTGGAGCAGGGACCTCGACACATGGGAAGTCAACAGGGCGACCAAATGATCAGTTTGGGGGTTCTCGTCATCATCTGGTCCTCGTTGTCATCAGCATACGACAGTTCATCTGGTGGGTGGTAAGGTCGTAAGTGATTAAGGTATGCATGAAGGACCTTACCAGAATCCAGGTCCTGCACTTCAAAGGACAAAGGACCAAATCTTTTTGAAACTCGTGCAGGGCCTCGCCACTTGGGCCTTGGGGATGAGGTACCATCTCTTTAACCCATACCAATTGGCCGACACCAAGGGTGAAGGTTCCTCTATCGTGCTGATTGTAGGACGTCTCTGGAAGCTGTGACGGCTGCACGTTGGGCAAGTCTCAAGCGTTCCTGAAATTCCCTTGTTATCATTAAACACAGCCTCATTAGTTGAACCAACCGGGAAGTAGGCATGCCTCCCAGTGAGTAAGTAGATGGGTTGTTCTCCAGTTGATCTGGGTATAGCAGAATTTAAAGCAAGACGCAATTCTGGCACATACTTGTGCCAGCCCCCAGGACGATCTCCTACAACACATGCCAGGGCTGCTTTAACCACGCGATTGGTGCGTTCGACTAAGCCATTAGATTGAGGGTTATACCGGATTTGTGAAATGGTGGTAGTAGTGCGGAGCATTTCTACCATTTCCTCAAACACATCAGCTATAAATTGCTTCCCGTTGTCCGTCTGGATAACACGAGGAGGCCCGAAGTAAGTCACCCAGTTATCCAGAAATGCTCGATGTACCCTAGGACGCCATTATATCTTTCAGGGGCACTATCTGGATATACCGGGAATGTTGGTCGAGTATGATTAATCCCCACCTCATTGGGGCCTGTGTTAAGTCCAGAATGTCCTATCGACACCCGTTCAAGAGGGTAAAGTGCCAGGAGAGCTTCAGCCATTGGAACTCTCTGGGATACTCCTCGTGACTGTTGACAGCTGGTGCACTGCTCTACATACTTTCGGACATCACGGAGCATGTTGGGCCAATAAAAACATGCTACGGAGATTCTCATATGTCCTGTAGATCCCTGGATGCTTAGCAAGTGGAGGGGTGTGTGCAGCTTGTAGGGCTGATTTGTGGAGTTTCTCTGGAAACACACAGTTGATAGATAATCTTGTCAGGCAGGTGTTTTAAGTGATACAAAATCCCATCTTTCTCTTCAAATTTGAGAGTGGAAAAGGTGGTTTTTGCTTTGGTACAGTGCCATCTACCAAGAAAGCGAGGATTTCCCGGAATCTAGGATCCTGGCTTTGTTCCACTGCCAACTCTGAGGTGATAATTCATTAACATAAATTGGAGCAACCTGTCTTGACAACAAATCTGGCACATAGTTCATAGGGCCTTCCTTATAATGTATCTCAAAATCATAGAAAGACAGATCGTGTGCATATCGGGTCATGCGAGGGGAATTGGTACGATTTTTGAAGATGTGCACTAATGGACGATGATCTGTGAGAACTAAGAACTTCCGTCCATGCAGGTATGGATCAAAGACCCGAATACCCTCAACCACTGCCAATGCTTCGCAATCAATGGCAGGATAGCGATTTTCGGCATCCCGCAACTTCTGCTATAATAGGCGATAGCATGTGGAAACCCTTGGTCATCTTGTTGTATCAGCACCGCACCAAGGGCTTACTGCTGGCATCAGTATGCAGCTAAAATTTTCGGGAGAAAATCTGGCTGCCTGAGAAACAGGTGCTGATACAACCTTCCTCTTCAGCTCTTGaaggcttcttcttcttccttgtcccaCCTCCAGGACTGCCCCTTCTTTAGGAGGGGGTTTGAAGTGGGGCTGCAATGGTGCATATCTTCAATATGCTTGCGGAAGAAACCAGTGGCTCCCAGGAATCACATACTCTTTTACAGtctggggtgtttggggtttcgtTGATGGCAGCTATCTTTCTCTGGTCTGTGCCACTCCTCCTTGGGATATAGTGAACCCCAGGGAAATTTATAGTGGTGGCTGCAAAGCTGCACTTATCAGGGTTCAACTTCAACCCTGCTGCTGCTAGAAGCTTTAGGGTCTCCTCCAGATCGAGTAGGTGTTGGGAGAAAAACCCCTTGAATAGACCATAATGTCATCCAGATAGGCCAAGGTGTGACGGCCCAAGACTGGTGACAAGATCAAATTCATAGTCCTTTGAAAAGTAGACGGGGCCGTACTTAGACCAAAGGGGAGGCGGCAGAACTGGAATAGCCTGTACCCATCACTAAAAGCAGTCTAGGCCGATCTTCTCTGTGAAGTCAATGCTCCAATAAGCTGCCCTTGCATCTAGGGTTGTGACGTATCCATCAGGCCCAACTCGTCAATAAGCTCATCTATACGAGGTAAAGGATACGTATCTGCTGTCGTGACTGCATTCACCTTCCTATAGTCAACACAGAACCGGAGGTCACCACCTTCTTTCTTACCAGTACAACTGGACTAAACCATGGTGACGAGGAGGGCTCTATAACGCCAGCCTGTAGCATGCTATCACACTGCTGACGAATGATGTGACGGGTAGCTTGAGGGAGTCGCCACTGGCGGGTACAAATTGGTGTTGCACTCCCAGTGTCAATCCGGTGTTGAATGTCAGGTACGTGCCCCACAGCCTGGTCACCACCATCAAATAGAACCTTGTAGAGTCGGAGAAGCTTCCGTAGCTCCTGGCGCTGGGCCTGCTCAAGATGTCCCAAGTCGACAACAGGTTCTTCGTCCTCACCTGCTCTGGTGTCAACTGATACAACTTCGGCAAGTGCCTGCGAAGGAGGTAGCTCCCAGTGGCTGAGGCAGTGTCATCTTCATAGCCCAAATCAAACAAGCCATGCATCGGTCGAAACTATTCTCCTCCCAGCCAAAGTCACTATCTTCCAATGAGCTCTCTAAGGGGTCAGAATTCTCAACTGGGTCACCAATAGCTTCTGAGTGTGTGTCCTTAGATGTGTATACCCTTTCCACAGCAGCTACTGTTCCTAAGCAATTCCCTGGGACAAACGTACTACTCTTGCTGTGTCGTTGACTGTCCCACAGGACATTGGCGTTCCATGGCAGTGGTAACCATATAGGGTGAGATGAACAAAGAAGGTACTTGGGGTGTAATCATGATGTCGCCATTGGGGGGTCCCGATCTGCTAATGATGCACTTCAACAAAGCACCCCAGTATGTGTGGTGGGAGCTCTACTGTCTGCCGAAGATGGACTGCTGCTGTCGAGGGTCCACTGCATGTGTGATTGGAGCAGTGCTGTATCTGCATTCGTAGGATCTGTCAAGTTGGTAGTTTCTGCAGACACAACACTGATTTGCATAGTGGAGAGTCAGTGTAAGTTACTAGGAAGGGCTGGCCTTCAATAACTAGACAAGCCCTGCCCTCCTCAGCATCAGATGAGAGGTTAAAGCATGTTCAATGGAGGAAGTCCATTCCCAAGAGTACACCTCCGGGAATTTTGCATCACAAACAGCGAACTGGTGCCGTATTTTCAAGTTGGGGGCTAGGCAAAAAGAGAGGATTACTTCACCGAGAGTATCGAGGGGCTTGTCAGCAACACCCTTGAGAATGCGAGCTGGGTCTCTACGTCGCACGGTTCCATGTGGGTCAACTAGTTGAAGGGTCCTGGGTTTGATGATAGTCGCTTCCGAGCCAGTGTCGAGGAAACAGATGACAGTTCTTCTTGGCCAGTGGTTCGGGAGCGACGGGACCCTGGACCTGGGGGAAAGGGGCACTCTCTGACATAGTGCTGTGAACTTTGAAAACTGGAACAACGCCTGTCATAGGTGGAGAGGCAGAGGACCTTCGGGCCTGGGCACGGCATTCCATGGTATCGGTGTGTTTGGCCATGCGATGGTACGCGCACCATTTGTTCTGGGGCTCTTGCGGAATAGTGGCTTCAACAGGCATGGCATAGGGATCACGGGCACGGGTAAATGGTAAATGGACTGGTAAATGGAGCGGGAACCTCAGGATCAGGTCAGGTGCTGAAGAGTGCTGAATTCCATGCCATGGGGTTCCATATGTGCTGAGCCGTCTCAGCCACCTGGGAAGGGCTGCCATCTTCCTTGAGTGCCAGAAATCAAAAAGACCCTTTTGACCAGTTGTGACCGGTCCCACTACAGCCCGGGGATGATCTCTGTACCCCTGGTAAACATTCCCCTCCAGCTGTAAGAAGAATCCATAGGGCTTGGGGTGGAGCAAAGGGGGTGTTTTTACAGCACCTTATAAAAGGCCCCACTGTGTAGGTCCCACGAAACTGTTGCGCCGTGCAGCTTTAAAGGACTGCCAATCTGTGAAGCTGTCAAACAGTGGTGAATTAATCAGAAGCTCCGCGGGTCCTCTGCAGCTAGCCCCGGCTGCTTGTATGTATGCCTCTGATGTTGCTGGCTTCACTATATTCTCTAGAGCACGTATCCATCCTTCCACCTCTTGATTTTTTCGAAGAGGCTGAGAGGCTGGGGCATCTCCACGAAAGTTTGGGACCTTCTCTCGGGTGAGGTAGTAGTTCACTGCAGCACCAGAAGACTGAGATGAAAAAGGGTCATGGCAAACCCGAGGAGGGAGGCTGTGATCTGGCCGAACTGGCTGTGAAAAAAGGAACATGGTCTCTCTGGCGTGTTAAGTCGGACAGGTGAAGGGCTGGAGCTGGAGGGTTATGACCATCAGTGGGAGTGACAGCGACTGATGGCCTAGGTAGACGTGGTGCTGCATACATTACGGCACCCGCGGTCATGATGGCCTATGGAACTGAGACCCTTTAACGGCTGGCCTGGTAGAAGCTCGGGCCCGTCCCGTCTGCCTCCTGTGGCCCTACATCCTGTTGATGAAGCTGCTGACGAAGGACTTCAATGTTTCGTTCCCTTTCACACTCCTGTGGGAGTCAGCACGTGGGGTTTTCCATGCCTTTCCCAGTTGCTGGCGGACTTCATTCAGGGTTCGGGACTGCTGTTCCAGCTTGTTCTGCAGATCTTGGATAATATCGTCCTTCTCCCTCAGACGGGCATCCTCGGGTGGAGTAGTGGGCATCGCCCTTCACCAACCCCACCCCAGGCGCAGGGGCTTCTTCATGTTGctcaaaaacccttttgggtttctCTGCTCCTTATAGTCCCTGAATTCTGAGCAGAGGTCGTTGATCTTACCCATCAGCTCTTCAAAAGGGTTGATTTCACCCTCCATCACCTGGACTGCTCGCCGAATATCCGGATTCGAGGGGCTGGCTGCGGGAGAAGACGCTCCAGACACTGGTTGGCTTGTAGGCGCTGGCTGGCTAGTAGACATTAGGTTTGCAGCGCTCTTGCGTCTGTGGTAACGTTCTTCGCGTTCCCACTCGTTGGGTATATTAGACAGAAACAAAAGCAGACACCACACAAAAGGGGTATCAGGCAAAAATCAACTTCGAAAATAAGCAATGGGTGACCAATGACAATTTAGGGAATAAAATTGGATTAAATGATACCACAAAGGAAAACACATTAAAGCACATGATTATAGGTATCCTAATCTACGTGGGGCCAAcataaaagaagcaaacaaataaaactggagagtgacttaaaaaaaaacaaaaaaaacaaaccattaagaaaaagatttaaaaaaaaaaaaaagacaagtctaaatactaaaaaaagccgtaaaaaaaggcagaaaggccACAGGATATAAAAGAACTTTTAAAGAAGCAGCAGACAGACCAAAGTAACCACACTTAAAAGCAACcaataaaaaatacgaaaattataaaaaaaaatgcaagagagcCATTCGCACAcagtagagagaaaaataaaaggaataaaacaatggaaaaaaatggcTCACCGAAACTATTAAAATCATGCAAAATAACCTACCATAAGAGAACTACGCTGGACGTGATTTACGGAGATAGCCACTCGTAAAAGTTAAAGGGTGGAAACCATCCCACCGCTGATCACCAAAAAATATACTGTGAGGGTAAGCTGCTCTGTATCCAGGGGGATGCCTTGCGCAATCTGAGAGTGTATAATTGTCCCCCCCTGAAAGACCTAGAACCCCCTGAGAGTGGTAGCGGGCAAAGAGGGAATTCTAGGAATGCATAAGTGAAGTATCATTCCAGAGAGTTTTCTCCCAACGTAAacccaatataaaaaagaatctaaattaaagctaaacaattaaataaattactttaAGAATGGAATCAGGTAGTAATACaccaaaaattgatatataagatgGTATGAAAAAGGGGTCATAATTTATGAAATTACGATCTCCTTCACTGATTCTCATTATATAATTAAGTTAGTGCAGCCCCTAATTGATACATAACACAACTGTCAGGACACACGTAACTTTTGTCTCCCTGAAGTACCTGGCGGACCCGTGTTGGCTGAAGCCGGCTATAGTTCAGTCATCAAAAATTGGGGTGAGAAAAATACAACTTATTTTGGACCAAGTGCGGGCACCGActgtttttttcgggggaaaaatagCGTTACCCcacatgccgtgacgtcacggtccGTATATCTTTACAAtcataaaagacataaaatatagtaatatttcataaaataacaataaaaaatatttgttctcaTTAAAATTGAAAtggagtaaattatataaaagaacgAATAACATCATGAATGGAAAGTGAAGCAAAATAAACTAGAAAAACCGAACCCAAACGGGTTTAACTAAAATAATCCTAAAACTTCCCAAAATCcgtattaaagaaaaagaaatatataaaagaataacaaagatgtggGAGAACGAAAAGCGGCGACTGGCACACTGAAAAGGGGGCTCCCCC carries:
- the LOC119569973 gene encoding uncharacterized protein LOC119569973; this encodes MVEMLRTTTTISQIRYNPQSNGLVERTNRVVKAALACVVGDRPGGWHKYVPELRLALNSAIPRSTGEQPIYLLTGRHAYFPVGSTNEAVFNDNKGISGTLETCPTCSRHSFQRRPTISTIEEPSPLVSANWYGLKRWYLIPKAQVARPCTSFKKIWSFVL